One region of Halomicrobium sp. LC1Hm genomic DNA includes:
- a CDS encoding CNNM domain-containing protein, producing the protein MAPATFTAIGLIAIVGLVALSAFFSSSESAIFTLPEDWDTESDDRRAATLRALEDDPHRLLVTILVGNNVVNMAIASITTALLSGVLPAGGAVTASTVAASFVVLVFGEIVPKSYGLANAREWALTISQPLAVIGRLISPLVVVFDVLTGYMNRLIGGDAGIEKPYLDDQ; encoded by the coding sequence ATGGCTCCGGCCACGTTCACCGCAATCGGTCTGATCGCGATCGTCGGGCTCGTCGCCCTGAGCGCCTTCTTCTCCAGCAGCGAGAGCGCGATCTTCACGCTCCCCGAGGACTGGGACACGGAGAGCGACGACCGTCGGGCGGCGACGCTGCGTGCGCTCGAAGACGACCCCCACCGGCTACTGGTGACGATCCTCGTCGGGAACAACGTCGTCAACATGGCGATCGCCAGCATCACGACCGCGCTGCTGTCTGGCGTCCTCCCGGCCGGCGGGGCCGTCACCGCCTCGACCGTCGCGGCCAGTTTCGTCGTGCTGGTGTTCGGTGAGATCGTTCCCAAGTCCTACGGGCTCGCAAACGCCCGCGAGTGGGCGCTCACCATCTCCCAGCCACTGGCCGTGATCGGGCGGCTCATCTCCCCGCTCGTGGTCGTCTTCGACGTGTTGACGGGATATATGAACCGCCTGATCGGCGGCGACGCCGGAATCGAGAAGCCGTATCTCGACGATCAGTAG
- a CDS encoding amino acid-binding protein, translated as MFDEIMEKFSDSPGQQQVIRLLLERGFSVNDDGRVVSGDIEIPNTEVAREVDVDRRVVNATTSAILEDEQLTRIFQNISAIPSLMDLAPVLDLTVLTVAVSNAEESGIVAAVTDAIADHDITIRQVISEDPEFTDDPRLYVITDEAFPGDLITDINALPFVHRIELQ; from the coding sequence ATGTTCGACGAGATCATGGAGAAGTTCTCCGACTCCCCCGGCCAACAGCAGGTGATCCGCCTGCTGCTCGAACGGGGCTTCTCCGTCAACGACGACGGCCGAGTCGTCTCCGGCGACATCGAGATTCCGAACACGGAGGTCGCCCGCGAGGTCGACGTGGACCGCCGGGTCGTCAACGCCACGACGAGCGCGATCCTCGAAGACGAACAGCTCACGCGCATCTTCCAGAACATCTCGGCGATCCCGAGCCTGATGGACCTGGCTCCGGTGCTCGATCTGACCGTGCTGACCGTCGCTGTCAGCAACGCCGAGGAGAGCGGCATCGTCGCGGCGGTCACCGACGCCATCGCGGACCACGACATCACGATCCGGCAGGTGATCTCCGAAGATCCGGAGTTCACCGACGACCCCCGCCTGTACGTCATCACCGACGAGGCCTTCCCCGGCGACCTGATCACCGACATCAACGCGCTGCCCTTCGTCCACCGGATCGAGTTGCAGTAG
- a CDS encoding 2Fe-2S iron-sulfur cluster-binding protein, which yields MATITVETPDGAVREIDCEAGRVLRDVLIEHGLSPHSRLAVANCGGRGLCATCGVRLETPPDAEHWHDRLADRFGYPRLSCQIEIVDGMCVRIPEKRVWGRRE from the coding sequence ATGGCCACGATCACCGTCGAGACGCCCGACGGCGCGGTCCGAGAGATCGACTGCGAGGCCGGGCGCGTGTTGCGGGACGTGCTGATAGAACACGGGCTGTCGCCCCACAGCCGCCTCGCCGTCGCCAACTGCGGCGGCCGGGGCCTGTGTGCGACCTGTGGCGTTCGACTCGAAACGCCGCCCGACGCGGAGCACTGGCACGATCGGCTGGCCGATCGCTTTGGCTACCCGCGGCTGTCCTGCCAGATCGAGATCGTCGACGGCATGTGCGTGCGGATTCCCGAGAAGCGAGTGTGGGGCCGGCGAGAGTGA
- a CDS encoding YigZ family protein: MTDEAYDTVAGRGEAAFEVQGSEFVGRVRPAHTVDEAEAFVDAVSREYADATHNVPAYRVRADPLREYSSDDGEPSGSAGKPALNVLQQREIENVAVVVTRYYGGTNLGVGGLARAYSRAVKDAVDDAGITTERPHERLTVTVDYDDSGTVRGIVESTGVEFDARYEATVTFDLRVPVAEADTLRERIASATSGRARIGSSDD; encoded by the coding sequence GTGACCGACGAGGCGTACGACACCGTCGCGGGCCGGGGGGAGGCGGCCTTCGAGGTGCAGGGCTCGGAGTTCGTGGGCCGGGTGCGCCCGGCCCACACCGTCGACGAGGCGGAGGCGTTCGTCGACGCCGTGAGTCGAGAGTACGCCGATGCGACCCACAACGTCCCGGCCTACCGGGTGCGGGCCGACCCCCTGCGCGAGTATTCGAGCGACGACGGCGAGCCCTCCGGCAGCGCCGGCAAGCCCGCGCTCAACGTCCTCCAGCAACGCGAGATCGAGAACGTCGCCGTCGTCGTCACCCGCTACTACGGCGGGACCAACCTCGGCGTGGGCGGCCTCGCCAGAGCGTACTCGCGGGCGGTCAAGGACGCGGTCGACGACGCCGGCATCACGACCGAGCGACCCCACGAGCGGCTGACGGTCACGGTCGACTACGACGACTCGGGCACGGTGCGTGGCATCGTCGAGAGCACCGGCGTCGAGTTCGACGCGCGCTACGAGGCGACGGTGACGTTCGACCTGCGGGTGCCGGTCGCGGAGGCCGACACCCTCCGTGAGCGCATCGCCAGCGCGACCAGCGGTCGGGCACGGATCGGTTCGTCAGACGACTAG
- the upp gene encoding uracil phosphoribosyltransferase, translated as MAIEDRGEAKVITHALARDELSRLRDVETEQVEFRKGLVRLGRICGYEIIDGRMETEYVSIQTPLTETMGERVKGLDDVVIVNVLRAATPFVEGLLKAFPRARQGVISASRDESVGMADDGSFPISIDYVKLPEIRATDTVIVADPMLATGSTMAAVLEEIRSQGPDPEQLLVLSAVAAPPGLVRLNEADPGAELLTVAIDDELDDDGYIVPGLGDAGDRAFRTD; from the coding sequence ATGGCTATCGAGGATCGTGGCGAGGCGAAGGTGATCACCCACGCACTGGCACGAGACGAACTGTCGCGGCTCCGTGACGTCGAGACCGAACAGGTCGAGTTCCGGAAGGGACTGGTCCGTCTCGGTCGGATCTGTGGCTACGAGATCATCGACGGTCGCATGGAGACCGAGTACGTCTCCATCCAGACGCCCCTGACGGAGACGATGGGCGAGCGCGTCAAGGGGCTCGACGACGTGGTGATCGTCAACGTTCTGCGGGCGGCCACGCCGTTCGTCGAGGGACTGCTCAAGGCGTTCCCGCGGGCCCGGCAGGGCGTCATCTCGGCCAGCCGGGACGAGAGCGTCGGGATGGCAGACGACGGCTCGTTCCCCATCTCGATCGACTACGTGAAGCTGCCGGAGATCCGCGCGACCGACACCGTCATCGTCGCCGACCCGATGCTCGCGACGGGCTCGACGATGGCCGCGGTCCTCGAGGAGATCCGCTCGCAGGGGCCCGACCCCGAGCAGCTCCTCGTGCTCTCTGCGGTGGCCGCGCCGCCGGGGCTGGTCCGCCTGAACGAGGCCGACCCCGGCGCGGAACTGCTGACGGTCGCAATCGACGACGAACTCGACGACGACGGCTACATCGTCCCCGGCCTGGGCGACGCCGGTGACAGGGCGTTCCGAACTGATTAA
- a CDS encoding copper-binding protein has protein sequence MDDSTRRHFVRATALTSIGLLAGCSDGGGGGAVGTDEDDGADDGTDEDGADDGTDEDGADDGEAEDGADDGEAETETPESGQEETETPESGQEETEADLSFSPRAGDV, from the coding sequence ATGGACGACAGCACTCGACGACACTTCGTCAGGGCGACAGCACTCACGAGCATCGGCCTGCTGGCCGGCTGTAGCGACGGCGGCGGTGGCGGTGCCGTCGGGACCGACGAGGACGACGGCGCGGACGACGGCACAGACGAGGACGGAGCGGACGACGGCACAGACGAGGACGGAGCGGACGACGGCGAAGCCGAGGACGGAGCGGACGACGGCGAAGCCGAGACGGAGACGCCCGAGAGCGGACAGGAGGAGACGGAGACGCCCGAGAGCGGACAGGAGGAGACGGAGGCCGACCTGTCGTTCTCGCCGCGGGCCGGCGACGTGTAG